In Desulfitobacterium chlororespirans DSM 11544, the following are encoded in one genomic region:
- a CDS encoding alpha/beta-type small acid-soluble spore protein gives MSNKTPMVPESEKRLDQLKWEVAEELHLDDDIQERGFENMTTREVGQIGGNMVKKMVAFAEDQMGKGADIKD, from the coding sequence ATGAGCAATAAAACGCCAATGGTTCCTGAATCCGAAAAACGATTAGATCAGCTTAAATGGGAGGTTGCTGAGGAACTCCATTTAGACGACGACATCCAGGAGAGAGGCTTTGAAAATATGACCACCCGGGAAGTCGGACAAATCGGCGGCAACATGGTCAAAAAAATGGTGGCATTTGCCGAAGATCAGATGGGTAAAGGGGCCGACATTAAGGATTAA
- a CDS encoding long-chain-fatty-acid--CoA ligase: MNDPVWHNCYEDGVPKSIEIENISLYEMFERSAQNFGQRPAIIFGGKTWTYTDMERDVERLAKALIRLGVKPKDRISINMPNSATWMISFFAIMKVGAIVVQTNPLYVEGELKALMNDSGAIGMITIAPLYPRVQGIRQETSLKWVLVEGLKAMGLDEGEGTCDFHGCFNDDSEVEWTKPVIDPRTDIAVLQYTGGTTGTSKGAMLSHGNLYANAYQIWEWIKGSPGQEKSLCVIPLFHIYALSVCMSTSIFGGSAVIPVPKFDADLILKLINDEKPTLYPGTPTMYVALINHPKLKEHDVSSIRACVSGSAPLPVEVALRFGELTGGKLVEGYGLSEASPVTHINPFPSARVGSIGTPVSNTQAKIVDIELGDKELSVGEVGELAVKGPQVMLGYWQRENETRAVLRDGWLYTGDLARMDEDGYFYVVDRKKDMIITGGYNVYPREIEEALYAHPAVREAICAGVPDSYWGEKVKAYVVLREAQQVTEEELLNYLKKELASYKVPKQIEIRDNLPKTAVGKVLRRFLVEEEKQKLEEQAKEA, encoded by the coding sequence ATGAACGATCCGGTCTGGCATAATTGTTATGAAGATGGGGTACCTAAAAGTATCGAGATCGAGAACATATCGTTATACGAAATGTTCGAACGCAGCGCCCAAAACTTTGGACAGCGACCGGCTATAATTTTTGGCGGCAAGACCTGGACTTATACGGACATGGAGCGGGATGTCGAGCGTTTAGCTAAAGCGTTGATCAGACTTGGTGTCAAGCCTAAGGACCGAATTTCTATCAATATGCCCAACTCTGCAACCTGGATGATTAGTTTCTTTGCCATCATGAAAGTTGGTGCCATCGTAGTTCAGACCAACCCACTCTATGTTGAAGGCGAGCTAAAAGCACTTATGAATGACTCCGGTGCGATAGGTATGATTACTATTGCACCTCTCTACCCGAGAGTTCAGGGAATCCGTCAAGAAACATCGCTTAAGTGGGTTCTTGTAGAAGGTCTAAAGGCCATGGGTCTGGATGAAGGAGAAGGAACGTGTGACTTCCACGGTTGCTTCAATGATGACTCCGAGGTTGAGTGGACCAAGCCGGTTATCGATCCCCGGACAGATATTGCCGTGTTGCAATATACCGGAGGAACCACGGGCACCTCAAAGGGCGCCATGCTTTCCCACGGCAATCTTTATGCTAACGCTTACCAGATTTGGGAGTGGATTAAAGGCTCACCAGGACAAGAGAAATCCTTATGCGTCATTCCCCTGTTTCATATCTACGCCTTGTCCGTCTGTATGAGTACCTCAATTTTTGGGGGAAGTGCCGTGATTCCTGTTCCCAAATTCGATGCGGATCTTATCCTAAAACTTATTAATGATGAGAAGCCTACCCTTTATCCAGGAACGCCAACCATGTATGTAGCGTTGATTAACCATCCCAAGCTTAAAGAGCATGATGTTTCCTCCATAAGGGCATGTGTCAGTGGCTCGGCTCCCTTACCTGTGGAAGTCGCACTGCGTTTTGGGGAATTGACCGGCGGGAAGCTTGTGGAAGGCTATGGGTTATCTGAGGCCTCGCCTGTGACCCATATTAATCCTTTCCCCAGTGCCCGCGTAGGCTCCATTGGCACACCTGTCTCCAATACCCAAGCCAAGATTGTGGATATAGAGCTGGGAGATAAAGAGCTTTCTGTAGGGGAAGTAGGAGAACTGGCCGTTAAAGGCCCCCAGGTTATGCTGGGGTACTGGCAAAGAGAAAATGAGACCAGAGCGGTGCTGCGGGACGGATGGTTGTATACCGGTGATCTGGCCCGCATGGATGAAGATGGGTACTTTTATGTTGTCGATAGAAAAAAAGATATGATTATTACCGGTGGCTATAATGTTTATCCTCGTGAAATTGAAGAAGCATTGTATGCTCATCCTGCCGTCAGAGAAGCGATATGTGCAGGAGTTCCGGATTCATACTGGGGAGAGAAAGTAAAGGCTTATGTAGTGCTGAGAGAAGCACAGCAAGTCACAGAGGAAGAGCTCCTTAACTACTTGAAGAAAGAATTAGCCTCCTATAAAGTGCCTAAACAAATCGAAATCAGGGATAATCTGCCTAAGACAGCCGTTGGTAAAGTCCTGAGAAGATTCTTAGTTGAGGAAGAAAAACAAAAACTGGAAGAACAAGCGAAGGAGGCTTAA